Proteins from a single region of Aureibacter tunicatorum:
- the rpsF gene encoding 30S ribosomal protein S6, whose translation MTLKNYETVFILTPVLSEAQTKDTVEKFVKVLEKNNAEIINVESWGLKKLAYPIQHKSTGSYHFVEFKATPDTIAAFETEFRRDETVMRFLTTVLDKHALAFSEKRRAGMFNKKKEETK comes from the coding sequence ATGACATTGAAAAACTATGAGACGGTATTCATCTTGACTCCCGTTTTGTCTGAAGCTCAGACAAAGGATACTGTCGAAAAATTCGTGAAAGTGTTAGAGAAAAACAATGCTGAGATCATCAATGTAGAATCTTGGGGACTTAAGAAATTGGCTTACCCAATTCAACATAAGTCAACTGGATCTTACCACTTTGTTGAGTTCAAAGCTACTCCTGATACGATCGCAGCTTTCGAAACTGAATTCAGACGTGACGAGACAGTTATGCGTTTCTTAACAACTGTTCTTGACAAGCACGCTCTTGCATTCAGCGAAAAGAGAAGAGCTGGTATGTTCAACAAAAAAAAGGAGGAGACTAAATAA
- the rpsR gene encoding 30S ribosomal protein S18, whose amino-acid sequence MTLINEPINRGENKKKYCRFKKHGIKYVDYKDANFLLKFVNEQGKILPRRITGTSIKYQKKVAKAIKKARHLALLPYVTDSLK is encoded by the coding sequence ATGACACTTATCAACGAACCAATCAACAGAGGCGAGAACAAAAAGAAATACTGCCGTTTCAAAAAGCACGGTATTAAGTATGTAGATTACAAAGATGCCAACTTCTTGCTTAAATTCGTGAACGAGCAAGGTAAAATCCTTCCTAGAAGAATCACTGGTACTTCTATCAAGTATCAAAAGAAAGTTGCTAAGGCGATCAAAAAAGCGAGACACCTTGCTTTGCTTCCTTACGTAACGGATTCATTGAAATAG
- the rplI gene encoding 50S ribosomal protein L9 — protein MEVILTQNIKGLGYKNDIVSVKPGYGRNYLIPQGFAILATASNKKMVEENIKQAAHKAEKIKTDAQELANKIGETKLTIPTKVGENGKIFGSITPLQLSEKLRELGFDIDRKQISLDSDAKFVGEYVATIDLHKEVKHEIKVEVVAE, from the coding sequence ATGGAAGTAATCTTAACACAAAATATCAAAGGACTAGGATATAAGAACGATATCGTTTCTGTTAAACCTGGTTACGGAAGAAACTACCTAATCCCTCAAGGTTTTGCTATCTTGGCAACAGCTTCGAACAAGAAAATGGTAGAAGAAAACATCAAGCAAGCTGCTCACAAAGCTGAAAAAATCAAAACTGACGCTCAAGAGCTTGCTAACAAAATCGGTGAAACTAAACTTACTATCCCTACAAAAGTTGGTGAGAACGGTAAAATCTTCGGTTCTATCACTCCTCTTCAACTTTCTGAGAAACTTAGAGAGCTTGGTTTCGATATCGACAGAAAGCAAATCTCACTTGACTCTGACGCTAAGTTTGTAGGCGAGTACGTTGCTACTATCGATCTTCACAAAGAAGTGAAGCACGAAATCAAAGTTGAAGTAGTTGCTGAATAG
- a CDS encoding ankyrin repeat domain-containing protein, whose product MIEKYLNRINSASNSSDFISIATELSWRGCAREEVKSIYFKAFNVAKNFHDYQLICDRLYYLRRNDFSFIWIDRLLKMCLKNANDLIDEKLLELKSSESDDFDWNELIKYTFYYYNLGIKDSSINMMEWLCNNLSDIYYADLLVALNSMAELNPENYTDKSKISQLISILKLTILKYTTSESILYYKGQKWYSYDDYDFDCDDINNEAKIAYKNGLEGFADLLYRVNIEELLKHESFCFKAVGLFDTGIEIAKKDLLNDEEWAINLILEAVKYSNRECLEYILSNLGKLNNVKLENLIYRLIIEKDGEIISDPKILKSCIISLSDSELKHDLLSSSIYLSLSAFQIFEILDNIKGKIGYENIYSTLNVKLKKHNDYLFALLDRYAIKGDATLEEFKKAVINTDGFNVKSEFEYNIRTYNAGKNWSLLIRSCFLGQNEIIRFLIENGADLSYTNDQGLNALIASLMNINIKKAANSIGVDKDLIFKILKSGLDINSKFYWHKKNETIAFNEAACDGYLDIIKEMYAMGVDFLQNDKGKNALLSASYTCRIDVLKFLIKIGCDATSINEYPIFRSFNSERKMNKVIEMLRKAGAKF is encoded by the coding sequence ATGATTGAAAAGTATTTGAATAGAATTAATAGCGCTTCAAATTCATCAGATTTTATTTCAATTGCTACTGAATTATCATGGAGGGGCTGTGCACGCGAAGAAGTAAAAAGTATTTATTTTAAAGCCTTTAATGTGGCTAAAAATTTTCATGATTACCAGCTCATTTGCGATAGACTTTATTATTTAAGACGTAATGATTTTTCCTTTATTTGGATTGATAGATTACTTAAAATGTGCTTAAAGAATGCGAATGATCTAATTGATGAAAAATTATTAGAGTTAAAATCTTCTGAATCTGATGATTTTGATTGGAATGAACTGATTAAATATACATTTTATTATTATAATCTGGGGATTAAGGATTCATCAATAAATATGATGGAATGGCTTTGTAATAATTTGTCTGATATTTATTATGCAGATTTATTGGTTGCATTAAATTCCATGGCAGAGTTAAACCCAGAAAATTATACTGATAAATCAAAAATCAGTCAATTAATAAGTATTTTAAAATTGACAATTCTAAAGTATACAACATCAGAAAGTATACTTTACTATAAAGGACAAAAATGGTATTCATACGATGATTATGATTTTGATTGTGACGATATAAATAATGAAGCAAAAATTGCTTATAAAAATGGATTAGAGGGTTTTGCTGATTTATTATATAGAGTAAATATTGAGGAGCTTTTAAAGCATGAGAGTTTTTGTTTCAAAGCGGTAGGATTGTTTGATACAGGAATTGAAATAGCTAAAAAGGATTTGTTAAATGACGAAGAATGGGCTATCAATTTAATATTGGAAGCAGTAAAATATTCTAATAGAGAATGTTTAGAATATATTCTTTCTAATTTGGGTAAATTAAATAATGTGAAGTTAGAGAATTTAATTTATCGACTAATTATTGAAAAAGATGGAGAAATCATTTCGGATCCTAAAATATTAAAATCTTGTATTATCTCTTTATCTGATTCTGAATTAAAGCATGATTTACTTTCAAGTTCAATTTATTTATCGCTGTCAGCATTTCAAATTTTCGAAATATTAGATAATATAAAAGGTAAAATAGGTTACGAAAATATTTATAGCACTCTTAATGTCAAACTCAAAAAACATAATGATTATTTATTTGCTTTGCTAGATCGTTATGCTATTAAAGGTGATGCAACTCTGGAGGAATTTAAAAAGGCTGTAATAAATACTGATGGTTTTAATGTTAAATCTGAGTTTGAATATAATATCCGTACATATAATGCCGGAAAAAATTGGTCTTTATTAATTCGAAGCTGTTTTTTAGGTCAGAATGAAATAATAAGGTTTTTGATCGAAAATGGAGCTGATCTGTCTTATACAAACGATCAAGGTTTGAACGCACTAATTGCAAGCTTAATGAATATTAATATAAAAAAAGCTGCGAATAGTATTGGAGTGGATAAAGATTTGATTTTTAAAATATTGAAATCAGGACTCGATATAAATAGCAAATTTTATTGGCACAAAAAAAATGAGACGATAGCTTTTAATGAAGCTGCTTGCGATGGATATTTGGATATAATCAAAGAAATGTATGCTATGGGCGTAGATTTTCTGCAAAATGATAAGGGGAAAAATGCTTTACTAAGTGCTTCGTACACTTGTCGTATAGATGTATTGAAATTTTTGATAAAAATTGGTTGCGATGCTACGTCGATCAATGAATATCCAATTTTTAGATCATTTAATTCAGAGAGAAAGATGAATAAAGTAATAGAAATGCTTAGAAAAGCAGGAGCAAAATTTTGA
- a CDS encoding antibiotic biosynthesis monooxygenase, translated as MMMSNELIANTPKPPYYAVVFTSVRVDDDGMEYGKMAELMGKLASEQEGFLGVESAREQVGITVSYWKDEASILKWKQNLQHRIAQEKGKSEWYQSYRTRVCKVERDYGI; from the coding sequence ATGATGATGAGTAATGAGTTGATCGCGAACACGCCAAAACCGCCATATTACGCGGTGGTTTTCACTTCTGTAAGAGTGGATGACGATGGAATGGAATATGGCAAGATGGCTGAGTTGATGGGGAAGCTTGCAAGCGAGCAAGAAGGTTTTTTAGGAGTGGAAAGTGCTCGGGAGCAGGTAGGGATTACTGTTTCTTATTGGAAAGACGAGGCTTCGATATTGAAATGGAAACAAAACTTGCAACACAGAATAGCTCAAGAAAAGGGCAAGAGCGAGTGGTACCAAAGTTATCGCACGAGGGTTTGCAAGGTGGAGAGGGATTATGGTATTTGA